AAGTACGTTGTATGCTTTCTAGAATGATGATGGAGCGTGCTAACGTTTTAATGCTTGATGAACCAACAAACCACTTAGATTTGGAATCTATTACCGCTTTCAACAACTCATTGAAAAACTTTAAAGGTTCTGTAATTTTCACAACACATGACCACGAGTTTGCACAAACTGTTGGTAACCGAATTGTAGAATTGACACCAAACGGAGTTATCGATCGTTACATGACATTTGACGAATATCTTGATGATGAAAAGATTCAGGAACAAAGAAAGAAGATGTACAATCTATAAAATTACAATTTTGGAAATTGCTTCGCCTGTTCGCTAACGCTCGAGTCCAACTTCCAAATTCTAAACTGAACTTGCAACTTTGACAAAGTTCTACAAATAAAAAATCCCAAATTCTATATTGAAATTTGGGATTTTTTTTGTTTTTTATTTTCTGAAAACCTTGGCAAAGATCCAAATGATAATCGCAATAATAAAAATTACGATAAAAATCCCGAATCCCATTCCGGCTTTAAAAATGTCTCCAATAACTTCACAGCTTGTAAATGAAAACAGTATAACGAATACCATTAACAATCTTAGTATTTTATTTTGCATGATTTTGAGTTTTTAAATTCACTATTAAAATTACTTCAAGATTCAGGAAAATGTGTTATAGAATTTTTTGGAAATGTTTTAGGATTTTGATTTGGCTTTCAATAGAAAGAAATGGAAAAAAGAGCCATCGGCTCGAAAAATATTGTAGGGCCGGATTTTAATCCGGTTAGATTAAATCGCAAGATAAAAAGAGCCGTAGGTTCGATATATTTTTACATATTTATAAAAATGAATCGTTCCGACGGAACTCTATTCTAATCGTTAAATTTTACAACGGATTAAAATCCATTGCTACAATATTGTTCATTCCTATGGAATTTTGAAAAGTATCACGGTTGTTTTATTGTTTTTATTTCTAAAGAGACCAAACTTATAATGACCACAATTTCTGCTAAAAAATAAACAATGCCAAAAACTGAAATACTTTGGCAATAATAAAGTATAATTCCCGATGTCAAAACAGAATAAAGAATATTAGCTGTACATATTATTTTTAAAAATGATTTCCAATTTTTCTTAACCAGCAAATAGCAGCTTATCGAATAAATGAAAAAAGTAAAGAAATAATTGTAAGGTATTCAAAAACATCTTTTGATAAACCGAAAAATCCGCTGAAATTTCTAAGGAGAAAATAGAGTAGAATAGTAGTAAGAAAAGCCCTCAAGCTGTCTAATAGAAAAATATTTTTGGGTTTAGATATAAATTGTTTACTACTTTTTCTCATACGATTTGTTGGGTTTTACAACATTTCAATAAGCTGAATATTATTGCCGCAAGTATCATTTAAAATAGCAATTTTAACCGTTCCCATTTCAGTGGGTTTCATGCTAAATTCTACGCCGAGATTTATAAGTCGGTTATATTCTTCTCCGATATTGTCAACGTTGAATTGTGTATATGGAATTCCAGCTTCGAAAAGGGCTTTCTGATACGTTTTAGCTGGTTCAAAATGATTTGGCGATGGTTCTAATAAAATCTCAGTTCCAAATTGTTCTTCCTTAGAAACGACTGTTAACCATCTATTGTTTTCACTCAAAGGGACATCATGTTTTTTTATAAAACCTAGTTTTTCTGTATAAAATTGTAATGCAATCTCTTGATCTTGAACTGGAATTCCGATAACTTTTACTCTCATCTTTTTATGTTTTTAAATTGATTGATGCAAAGTTTGTAAAATCAATTCCGACTTACTTTGCAAAAATTGCTCTTTTTTGAAATTCCATTGGAGCGATTCCAATTTTGGTTTTGAATAAAGTACTAAACGAACTCGGACTTTCGAATCCAACAGCAAAACAAGTTTGAGTTACAGGCATCCCATTTCGTAAGTATTCTTTAGATTTTTCTATTCTTCTATCAATCAAATATTGCATCGGCGTCATGCCGTAGTATTTTTTAAATAAACGTAATAAATGGAATTTAGATGTGAATTGAGAATCAGAAAGGACATCCAAATTCAGTTCTTGTTCAAAGTTGTTTTCAATGAATTTCTTCGTACGAATTACAGTTTTAATCTGTCCTTCGTTTTTATAGCAGATTTTGCTGATGCGATTTATTTCTTTTTGGTAAAAATTCATTTTTTATTCTCCTATTAGTTCTTGCTATATTTTTATGATTTTGAGTTTTTGAATTCGATTTAAAAGTACTTATAGAATATTAGCTGAATATCTTAATTCATCAGAATCAATAAGTTTATGACAATTTCTACATAACCAAATTGAGTTATTTATTTCAGCTCTTCGCCTATTTTTGTTGATTTTTCAGGATCTGAATTTGGTCCAATAGTATTTACTCTACAATCTGGATTGGAACATTTATAACCTGCTCTTTTTGCTAAAGTATCAATTGTGGTTTTATTAAAATCTGGATTCATTACCTTAACATTTTTATTTAAAAGCTAAATAGTTTTTACTTGGGTTACGTTATTGACTACATTAAGAGATAGATTGAAAATAAGATAAAAAAAATAGACACAAAGCCAATTAATCTGAATATCGATGCTGTAAATTTTCTTATTAGAGAGACGTCGTAATTTTCGCTAAAATATTGATTGTCTTTAATGATTATAATAAGTGAAATTGTTCCAATTATTAAGTAAATAACTAATGTAATTATATTTTCATTTTTTCTTGTTGAAGTGATTGTTAATGTATTTTCTATAAATTCAATAATACTCTTCGTTATATTATTAAAGAAAGATAATATGGACAGTAATATCAGAGCGATTATTACTCTAAAAAATAAATCATATAATTTCATAAATCTCTAGAATTGCCATTCGATATAATTTTAGTATTAAAAATAAGATTTATTCTTGAATATTAATTTGTTTTTTAAATATGATTCTTTATTATTTACGATGAAAAATATTTCCAACGCCAACACCCCAACAAATAAAATCAGATTCCGTATATTTGCCCGACCAATCATTACAATTAATTATGAGCCAGAAAGTATTACTTAATTCAAAAGAAGTTACTATCATACTTCACCGTTTGGCTTGTCAGTTAATCGAAAAACATCTTGATTTTTCAAATACTATTTTAGTGGGAATTCAGCCAAGAGGCGTTTTTTTAGCTGAACGTTTAAAACAAATATTAGAAAATGAATACCAAGTTCCTGAAATTTCTTTGGGGTATTTGGATATTACTTTTTTTAGAGATGATTTTCGTCGTACAGAAAAACCACTTGAAGCCAATAAAACTCAAATCAATTTTATAGTTGAAGACAAAAAAGTCATTTTTATTGATGACGTTTTGTTTACAGGCCGTAGCATTCGTTCTGCGCTAACTGCTATTCAATCTTTTGGAAGACCTTCAGAAATTGAATTGCTAGTTTTGATCGACAGACGTTTCAGCCGTCATTTGCCAATTCAGCCCGATTACCGCGGTCGTCAGGTAGATGCTATTAATGGCGAAAAAGTGATTGTAAGCTGGAAAGAAAATGATGGCGAAGATGTTGTTCACTTAGTGACAAATTAAAGTTGGTTAATCGTTTAATCGGTTAATTGTTTAATCGATTCATTTCGATTACTCAATTAAAAATTATAAAAATAGTTAATCGTTAAATCGGTTAACTGTTTAATCGCAAAGCAAACGATTAAACGATTCAACAAATAAACAGTTAAACATTAAACATGAAAGAATTAAGCGTAAATCATTTATTAGGAATAAAATATATCAATGAGAATGATATTAACCTGATTTTTGAAACGGCAGATCATTTTAAAGAAGTCATTAATAGACCGATTAAAAAAGTTCCTTCATTACGAGATATTACTATTGCCAATATTTTCTTCGAAAACAGTACCAGAACCAAACTCTCTTTCGAATTAGCGCAGAAACGTTTATCTGCTGATGTAATCAGTTTTTCTGCAGCTCAGTCATCAGTTAAAAAAGGAGAGACTTTGATTGATACTGTAAATAATATCCTTTCAATGAAAGTAGATATGGTTGTAATGCGCCACTCCAATCCCGGAGCGGCTTATTTTTTATCTAAAAATGTCAAAGCAAGTATTGTAAATGCAGGCGACGGTGCACACGAACATCCAACTCAAGCTTTATTAGACAGTTATTCGATCAGAGAAAAACTAGGTGATGTAGCTGGGAAAAAAGTGGTAATCGTAGGCGATATTCTGCATTCGAGAGTAGCTTTATCCAACATATATGCTTTGCAGATGCAAGGTGCAGAAGTAAAAGTTTGCGGACCAAAGACGCTGATTCCGAGATATATTGAATCGCTTGGCGTTACGGTTGAACCTAATTTGCGTAAAGCTTTAGAATGGTGTGATGTGGCCAATATGCTTCGTGTACAAAACGAACGTATGGATGTAAATTTCTTCCCATCAACACGTGAATATGCACAACAGTACGGAGTAGACAAACCTCTTTTAGATTCTCTAGGAAAAGAAATCGTAATCATGCACCCAGGACCAATCAACAGAGGAGTAGAAATTACTTCTGAAGTTGCTGATTCTGATCATTCTGTAATCTTGAATCAGGTTGAGAATGGTGTAGCGATTAGAATGGCGGTTATTTATCTTTTGGCATCTAAAATTCAATAGGTTTAGTGTTCAGTCGCAGTGAAAGTTTCAGTTACACGTTGTCGCCCTGAGCGAAGTCGAAGGGCTTTTGCGATAAGTGCATCTTTGTAAATGAGGGCTTCGACTTCGCTCAGCCTGACAATCTGTAAACGGACATTGAATACTGAAAACCGAGACTGCAACTGAAAACTATAAAAAAACTTCGTACCTTAGCCTTCAAAAATCAATTTTTATATTAGCCCCATAAATAAAAAAATGAAAGTAGATCAAAAAGGACATACGGTTACAATTAAAGACACACAGGGTAATTTAAATGACTTTGTAGAAAAAGTAACGCAGCAATTTAAAACCTTTGAAAAGCACAATATTATAATCGATTTGTCATCAGACACGGAAATTTCGGAAAATGATTTGAAAGCTTTTTTACCGCTTGTTAAACTTCAGAAAAAAGGAAAAAAATCGTTTGTAATTGTTGCTACTGATCTTGATTTTAATGCTATTTCAGATAAACTAGTTGTTGTTCCTTCTCTTTTAGAAGCTCACGATATTATTGAAATGGAAGAAATTGAAAGAGACCTAGGGTTTTAATTTTAGATTTGTGATTTTAGATTTTAGATTTTTGAATGCTAAATCTAAAATATTTATAAATCTAAAATCTGCAATCTAAAATCTAAAATCACTAAATGAAATTAACAATACTTGGCTGTTATGCCGCAACTCCCAGAACCCTTACCAACCCAACTTCGCAGGTTTTAGAAATTAAAAACCGTTTGTTTTTAATTGACTGCGGTGAAGGAACTCAGGTACAGCTTCGAAAAAATAAGATTAAATTCTCAAAAATCAACCATATTTTCATTTCCCATCTTCATGGGGATCATTTGTATGGATTAATCGGGACTATTTCGACTTTTTCTCTTTTGGGAAGAACGACAGATCTACATATTTACGGTCCTAAAGGAATTAAAGAGTTGATTCTGCTTCAGCTAAAATTAACAGAATCTTGGACTACTTATAATTTGTTTTTCCATGAGCTGGAATCCAAACAAAGTGAAGTAATTTTTGAGGATAATCGCGTTACTGTAACGACAATTCCGTTAAAACATCGTGTGTATACAAATGGTTATCTTTTTCAGGAAAAACCAGATGAAAGAAAATTAAATGTAGAGGCCGTACAGCAATATGATATTCACGTGGCTTATTATCAGAAAATAAAAAACGGAGGCGATATCAAACTTGATAACGGAACGGTAATAGAAAACGCAAAATTAACTTTTGATCCTGCACCTCCAAAGAGTTATGCTTTTTGCTCTGATACAGTTTATCATGAAGACGTAATTCCAATTAT
This is a stretch of genomic DNA from Flavobacterium endoglycinae. It encodes these proteins:
- a CDS encoding VOC family protein; the encoded protein is MRVKVIGIPVQDQEIALQFYTEKLGFIKKHDVPLSENNRWLTVVSKEEQFGTEILLEPSPNHFEPAKTYQKALFEAGIPYTQFNVDNIGEEYNRLINLGVEFSMKPTEMGTVKIAILNDTCGNNIQLIEML
- a CDS encoding helix-turn-helix domain-containing protein, which gives rise to MNFYQKEINRISKICYKNEGQIKTVIRTKKFIENNFEQELNLDVLSDSQFTSKFHLLRLFKKYYGMTPMQYLIDRRIEKSKEYLRNGMPVTQTCFAVGFESPSSFSTLFKTKIGIAPMEFQKRAIFAK
- the pyrR gene encoding bifunctional pyr operon transcriptional regulator/uracil phosphoribosyltransferase PyrR, with product MSQKVLLNSKEVTIILHRLACQLIEKHLDFSNTILVGIQPRGVFLAERLKQILENEYQVPEISLGYLDITFFRDDFRRTEKPLEANKTQINFIVEDKKVIFIDDVLFTGRSIRSALTAIQSFGRPSEIELLVLIDRRFSRHLPIQPDYRGRQVDAINGEKVIVSWKENDGEDVVHLVTN
- a CDS encoding aspartate carbamoyltransferase catalytic subunit, translated to MKELSVNHLLGIKYINENDINLIFETADHFKEVINRPIKKVPSLRDITIANIFFENSTRTKLSFELAQKRLSADVISFSAAQSSVKKGETLIDTVNNILSMKVDMVVMRHSNPGAAYFLSKNVKASIVNAGDGAHEHPTQALLDSYSIREKLGDVAGKKVVIVGDILHSRVALSNIYALQMQGAEVKVCGPKTLIPRYIESLGVTVEPNLRKALEWCDVANMLRVQNERMDVNFFPSTREYAQQYGVDKPLLDSLGKEIVIMHPGPINRGVEITSEVADSDHSVILNQVENGVAIRMAVIYLLASKIQ
- a CDS encoding ribonuclease Z yields the protein MKVDQKGHTVTIKDTQGNLNDFVEKVTQQFKTFEKHNIIIDLSSDTEISENDLKAFLPLVKLQKKGKKSFVIVATDLDFNAISDKLVVVPSLLEAHDIIEMEEIERDLGF
- a CDS encoding ribonuclease Z, which produces MKLTILGCYAATPRTLTNPTSQVLEIKNRLFLIDCGEGTQVQLRKNKIKFSKINHIFISHLHGDHLYGLIGTISTFSLLGRTTDLHIYGPKGIKELILLQLKLTESWTTYNLFFHELESKQSEVIFEDNRVTVTTIPLKHRVYTNGYLFQEKPDERKLNVEAVQQYDIHVAYYQKIKNGGDIKLDNGTVIENAKLTFDPAPPKSYAFCSDTVYHEDVIPIIQNTDILYHESTFLESEAGLAQKTLHSTAKEAARIALKANVKQLILGHYSTRYDGIEPFKKEAEEVFPNVLLADDGVSFEF